A single genomic interval of Pyrus communis chromosome 7, drPyrComm1.1, whole genome shotgun sequence harbors:
- the LOC137738815 gene encoding UPF0481 protein At3g47200-like: protein MASQFMKNEREISEVDDTTAKTSVPIDGIVEEMTTNIAPKLLHVSPLPASCCIFRVPLQIRQKNAQAYEPYVISIGPFHRGRGGDQFRLMENVKRWYLQCLLSHAKETLPGLIKGVSDLDKRARDCYVEPLGLNKEDFVEMMVLDGCFLIELFRKGPSHDLQEEKDPVYCMSGIRLYLYHDLLLLENQLPWFVLERLYNLTAVKNTTSEGNASSLADLVLKFFRKYVGDNCILNSSVNLCPEILHILGLIRTAIIATSKDDSTGEEMPRVPNVTTLSEAGIKFEAGKCKEGPSGGILNMKFEKGQFTMPQLVIDERTGPLLRNLIAFEQCYPSCSHMITSYAVLMDNLINSSKDIDLLCERKILVNWLSSEDAAKFFNELYNDTTVVGSYYGQLCNDVNEYYEKNWNKWMEKLKREHFNSPWAIISLVAAFILLALTVLQTYYTIHPYYYPPK from the exons ATGGCTTCTCAAT TCatgaaaaatgagagagaaattAGCGAAGTTGATGACACTACTGCCAAGACATCCGTTCCTATAGATGGTATTGTGGAAGAAATGACAACCAACATCGCACCAAAGCTACTCCATGTTTCGCCATTGCCAGCATCCTGCTGCATCTTCAGAGTTCCCCTCCAGATTCGGCAAAAAAACGCACAAGCATACGAACCTTACGTCATCTCAATCGGACCCTTTCACCGTGGCCGCGGTGGAGATCAATTCCGATTAATGGAAAATGTGAAGCGCTGGTACTTACAGTGCCTTCTTTCACATGCAAAAGAAACTTTGCCAGGCTTGATCAAAGGTGTCTCGGATTTGGACAAGCGCGCTCGTGATTGTTACGTAGAGCCATTGGGTCTCAACAAGGAAGACTTTGTTGAGATGATGGTACTCGACGGATGCTTCCTAATCGAACTATTTCGAAAAGGACCTTCCCACGATCTACAAGAAGAGAAGGACCCCGTTTACTGTATGTCCGGCATTCGGCTATATCTTTACCATGACCTTCTCCTGCTAGAAAATCAGCTGCCATGGTTTGTTCTCGAGCGGTTATACAATTTAACTGCCGTGAAGAATACTACTAGCGAAGGAAATGCCTCCTCCCTCGCCGACCTTGTCCTCAAGTTCTTCAGAAAATACGTCGGGGACAATTGCATTTTAAACTCAAGTGTGAATCTCTGTCCTGAAATCCTGCACATACTCGGTCTCATAAGAACCGCGATCATTGCCACTTCTAAAGACGACAGCACGGGGGAAGAGATGCCGAGGGTTCCAAACGTCACAACCCTGTCCGAAGCTGGCATTAAATTCGAAGCTGGCAAATGCAAAGAAGGTCCTTCGGGTGGCATATTGAACATGAAGTTCGAAAAAGGGCAGTTCACTATGCCACAACTAGTAATCGACGAGCGGACAGGGCCGCTCCTCAGGAACCTCATCGCCTTCGAGCAATGCTACCCCAGCTGCAGCCACATGATAACGAGTTACGCCGTCCTGATGGATAATCTCATCAATTCGAGCAAGGACATCGACCTTCTTTGCGAGAGGAAAATACTGGTGAACTGGTTGAGCTCGGAAGACGCTGCAAAGTTCTTCAACGAACTGTACAACGACACAACGGTCGTGGGATCCTACTACGGGCAACTCTGCAACGATGTGAACGAGTATTATGAAAAAAACTGGAACAAGTGGATGGAAAAGCTGAAGCGCGAGCATTTTAATTCGCCGTGGGCGATTATTTCTTTGGTTGCGGCGTTTATTCTGCTGGCTCTCACAGTGTTGCAGACATATTATACAATTCATCCGTATTATTATCCTCCTAAGTAG
- the LOC137738712 gene encoding putative calcium-binding protein CML19 encodes MEKVAQYERVFKQFDGNGDGKISPMELQQCAGAIGGELSLTEAEVAVEYLDSDGDGLLGLDDFVKFVDGGCDEEKVCVLSEAFKMYVMDRSGCITPKSLKRLLSRLGESKSVDECKNMIARFDLNGDGVLNFDEFKVMMF; translated from the coding sequence ATGGAGAAAGTAGCACAATACGAGCGCGttttcaagcaatttgatggcAACGGAGACGGAAAGATATCTCCTATGGAGCTGCAACAATGTGCCGGAGCGATAGGCGGTGAGCTCTCGCTGACAGAGGCGGAGGTGGCGGTGGAGTACCTAGACTCAGACGGCGACGGGCTGCTGGGGTTGGATGATTTTGTCAAGTTTGTCGACGGAGGATGCGACGAAGAGAAGGTGTGTGTTTTGAGTGAGGCTTTTAAGATGTACGTGATGGACAGGAGTGGGTGCATTACGCCCAAGAGTCTTAAGAGGTTGTTGAGTCGACTCGGCGAGTCCAAGAGCGTCGACGAGTGCAAGAACATGATTGCGAGGTTTGATCTCAACGGTGATGGGGTGCTCAATTTTGATGAGTTTAAGGTcatgatgttttga